In the genome of Electrophorus electricus isolate fEleEle1 chromosome 26, fEleEle1.pri, whole genome shotgun sequence, one region contains:
- the scamp4 gene encoding secretory carrier-associated membrane protein 4 isoform X2: MTERVNNFPPLPGFLRIKPCFYQNFDEEIPEVHRQIVRRVYYLWMLYSVTLCVNVVSCIAWWAGGGGVANFGFALLWLLLFSPCSYICWFRALYKAFSGWIATVTFFSTNVGSGVIMLFAALLFTGVSALMVLALIRVHRLYRGGGGSLQRAQDEWSTGVWKSAPAREAGFKAVAESGPSLPQYPAAVPSYPENSPW, translated from the exons ATGACGG AACGGGTCAACAACTTTCCACCTCTTCCTGGATTTTTGCGCATTAAGCCATGCTTCTACCAAAACTTCGACGAGGAAATTCCCGAAGTTCATCGCCAGATCGTTCGCAGAGTTTACTACCTTTGGATGT TGTACTCGGTTACGCTGTGCGTGAACGTGGTGTCTTGCATAGCCTGGTGGGCTGGCGGGGGCGGTGTGGCTAACTTTGGATTTGCGCTTCTCTGGCTACTGCTGTTCAGCCCCTGCAGTTACATCTGTTGGTTCAGGGCCCTTTACAAGGCATTCAG tggctggATAGCAACAGTGACGTTTTTCAGCACTAACGTGGGCTCCGGAGTGATTATGCTCTTCGCGGCTCTGCTTTTCACGGGTGTCTCGGCACTTATGGTGTTGGCGCTCATCAGG GTTCACCGGCTGTACCGTGGTGGGGGAGGCAGCCTGCAGCGTGCCCAGGATGAGTGGAGCACTGGTGTGTGGAAGAGTGCTCCTGCTAGAGAAGCTGGCTTTAAAGCCGTTGCGGAGAGTGGTCCCAGTCTTCCACAGTACCCAGCCGCTGTGCCCAGTTATCCAGAAAACAGCCCGTGGTAA
- the scamp4 gene encoding secretory carrier-associated membrane protein 4 isoform X1: MTERVNNFPPLPGFLRIKPCFYQNFDEEIPEVHRQIVRRVYYLWMLYSVTLCVNVVSCIAWWAGGGGVANFGFALLWLLLFSPCSYICWFRALYKAFRADSSCNFMAFFFIFFLQCVLALIQTLGFNGWGASGWIATVTFFSTNVGSGVIMLFAALLFTGVSALMVLALIRVHRLYRGGGGSLQRAQDEWSTGVWKSAPAREAGFKAVAESGPSLPQYPAAVPSYPENSPW; this comes from the exons ATGACGG AACGGGTCAACAACTTTCCACCTCTTCCTGGATTTTTGCGCATTAAGCCATGCTTCTACCAAAACTTCGACGAGGAAATTCCCGAAGTTCATCGCCAGATCGTTCGCAGAGTTTACTACCTTTGGATGT TGTACTCGGTTACGCTGTGCGTGAACGTGGTGTCTTGCATAGCCTGGTGGGCTGGCGGGGGCGGTGTGGCTAACTTTGGATTTGCGCTTCTCTGGCTACTGCTGTTCAGCCCCTGCAGTTACATCTGTTGGTTCAGGGCCCTTTACAAGGCATTCAG gGCTGACAGTTCATGTAACTTCATGGCattcttctttattttcttccttcagTGTGTTCTTGCCTTAATACAGACTTTAGGATTTAATGGCTGGGGTGCAAG tggctggATAGCAACAGTGACGTTTTTCAGCACTAACGTGGGCTCCGGAGTGATTATGCTCTTCGCGGCTCTGCTTTTCACGGGTGTCTCGGCACTTATGGTGTTGGCGCTCATCAGG GTTCACCGGCTGTACCGTGGTGGGGGAGGCAGCCTGCAGCGTGCCCAGGATGAGTGGAGCACTGGTGTGTGGAAGAGTGCTCCTGCTAGAGAAGCTGGCTTTAAAGCCGTTGCGGAGAGTGGTCCCAGTCTTCCACAGTACCCAGCCGCTGTGCCCAGTTATCCAGAAAACAGCCCGTGGTAA
- the pias4a gene encoding E3 SUMO-protein ligase PIAS4-A yields MAAELVEAMNMVKSFRVSDLQTLLASMGRSKSGLKQDLVGRALRLVQTEYSPELLKHVRQLYETRFPKASGWLAARRPEGVTAVSYPTLSSSPRGAMQGTDYLNGMPKLPAPPAAEVKLVPLPFYHNLETLLPPTELIAQNSEKLQDSQCVFELTQSQVDQIRNSSELRPGVKSVQVVLRICYTDSIGVQEDQYPPNIAVKVNQSYCHVPGYYPSNKPGVEPRRPCRPINITPWLHLSTATNRVTITWGNFGKRYSVAVYLVRVFTSAELFNQLKHCSVESAERCRERIQDKLRFDPESEIATTGLRVSLICPLVKMRLGVPCRALTCAHLQCFDAVFFLQMNEKKPTWTCPVCDKPAPYELLTIDGLLSEILKETEDVEEIEYLTDGSWRPIRDEKDKERERERSHTPDYPLVDICVPEANGHSPAHSSTSQTGKSAPGGPAVGSAGTGSTSGGGAVVDLTLDDSSDEEGGGGAGDSEDTEDSQDSPPPKRGRYDYDKDLVTAY; encoded by the exons ATGGCGGCTGAACTGGTAGAAGCGATG AACATGGTGAAGAGTTTCCGGGTGTCTGACCTACAGACTCTGCTGGCCTCAATGGGACGCAGTAAAAGTGGGCTAAAGCAGGACCTGGTGGGCAGAGCGCTGAGGCTCGTGCAGACGGAATACAGCCCCGAGCTCCTGAAGCACGTCCGGCAGCTTTACGAGACGCGCTTCCCCAAGGCCTCCGGGTGGCTGGCCGCCCGCCGCCCAGAGGGAGTGACGGCGGTGTCCTACCCGACTCTCAGTTCCTCCCCCCGAGGCGCGATGCAGGGCACAGACTACCTCAACGGCATGCCCAAGCTGCCAGCTCCGCCGGCTGCCGAAGTTAAACTAGTGCCCTTACCTTTCTACCACAACTTAGAAACACTGTTGCCACCCACAGAGCTAA TTGCTCAAAACAGTGAGAAACTACAGGATagtcagtgtgtttttgaatTAACACAGAGCCAGGTGGACCAGATCCGAAACTCCAG TGAACTTCGCCCAGGAGTGAAATCAGTCCAGGTGGTTCTTAG AATCTGTTATACAGACTCTATTGGTGTCCAGGAGGATCAATACCCTCCAAATATCGCTGTCAAAGTGAATCAGTCCTACTGTCATGTTCCG GGCTACTACCCGTCCAATAAACCAGGTGTGGAACCTCGTCGACCCTGTCGTCCAATTAATATCACCCCTTGGCTCCATCTCTCCACAGCCACCAACCGGGTCACCATCACATGGGGCAACTTTGGAAAG AGATACTCCGTGGCTGTGTACCTGGTGAGGGTCTTCACGTCTGCCGAGCTCTTCAACCAGCTCAAACACTGCTCAGTGGAGAGTGCAGAGCGATGCCGCGAGCGCA TTCAGGACAAGTTGCGTTTTGATCCTGAGAGCGAGATAGCTACTACAGGACTACGAGTGTCTCTCATCTGCCCA CTGGTGAAGATGCGGCTAGGGGTGCCGTGTCGGGCTCTCACCTGCGCGCACCTGCAGTGTTTCGACGCCGTCTTCTTCCTGCAAATGAACGAAAAGAAGCCCACGTGGACCTGTCCCGTGTGTGACAAGCCTGCTCCGTACGAGCTGCTCACCATTGATGG CTTGCTGTCGGAGATCTTGAAGGAAACGGAGGACGTGGAGGAGATCGAGTACTTGACTGATGGCTCGTGGAGGCCCATTAGGGATGAGAAAGACAAGGAGAGGGAGCGGGAAAGAAGCCACACTCCAGACTACCCTCTGGTGGATATAT GCGTCCCTGAGGCAAACGGCCACTCCCCAGCGCACAGCAGCACGAGCCAGACGGGGAAGTCGGCGCCGGGCGGGCCGGCAGTGGGCTCGGCCGGGACGGGCAGTACCTCGGGAGGTGGGGCCGTGGTGGACCTTACTCTGGACGACTCGTCAGacgaggaggggggagggggggccgGGGACAGCGAGGACACGGAAGACAGCCAGGACAGTCCACCTCCTAAGAGGGGCCGATACGATTATGACAAAGACCTGGTCACTGCGTACTGA